A single genomic interval of Paralichthys olivaceus isolate ysfri-2021 chromosome 7, ASM2471397v2, whole genome shotgun sequence harbors:
- the LOC109624057 gene encoding beta-1,4-N-acetylgalactosaminyltransferase 3-like, translated as MSVVSPLTRLRRRDTFLLFGAIVLVAAVAVYHEIVVTNSWIRYTGLKAYSISNIWRKAKSDNWVRGAEQYHVEDSSVWSSRYTPQPWTPKYKGRVNLHVFEDWCGNSTADLRKNLHYPLYPHSRTTALKLAVSPNWTSYGLRIFGYLHPYTDGEFVFALSSQDNSELWLSTDDSPLNVQLLGWVGKTGTEWTAPGEFEKYASQISRPVRLSAERKYFFELLHKQDHEGTDHVEVAWQLQDKGSRFTVIASKDISLYVDESALVAGDVAHVPQTAASHQNTRQSSSTVDMLMEDPRDVLYQVPLINSKFLQDVLPVCDYKPSYTIKGIHLDRYQGLNYVKSSYIYPNDHTRLAHMESEKSCFYPQSPDIMKKSNFSRYMKLDSPDLQDQENTDRNYSFMWEKSVRNEKEAKPDQKSNTIFPDYGTDYESYAEKLKNILHSLPVQEEDTKPLPQTESVKPDELVSSEKIQQGTKQQNIAKKTQKVPREAKDKKVEKNVDYDPVVNWRQTFQINHLDFRAHTSDAMQLKCKISGSLLINSSDVLPVVNAFIDKLNNKHNGQFTLVRVVNVVKRVDIVKGSRYLLELLLKDINGRLLRLSQYVYALIPQPELVLCNPVGFSWNPLATVHIIVPVKNQARWVYQLILEMEKVFKETGDTNFNLIITDYESTDMDVEKALKSSSLHRYQYLKLSGNFQRSAGLQAGVDLIEDKHSIVFLCDLHLQFPTSMIDSIRKHCVEGYMAYTPIVMRLDCGATPLEARGFWEVEGFGLLGIYKSDLDAVGGMNTKEFTDRWGGEDWELLDRVIKSGMEVDRVYLRNFFHYFHSKRGMWNRQFTPDK; from the exons ATGTCTGTAGTTTCCCCCCTGACGAGGCTGCGACGCAGAGACACGTTCCTTTTGTTCGGGGCGATCGTGCTGGTCGCAGCAGTGGCTGTCTACCATGAGATTGTCGTTACTAATTCATGGATCCGATACACAG GCCTGAAAGCTTACAGTATCAGCaacatctggaggaaagccaAGTCTGACAACTGG GTCAGAGGGGCCGAACAATACCATGTGGAAGATTCATCTGTGTGGAGCTCCAGATATACTCCACAACCCTGGACaccaaag TATAAGGGACGGGTCAATCTGCACGTGTTTGAGGACTGGTGTGGCAATTCTACAGCTGACCTCCGCAAGAACCTGCACTACCCGTTGTATCCTCAC tCCAGAACTACAGCACTGAAGCTGGCTGTCTCTCCTAATTGGACCAGCTATGGACTCAGGATATTTGGCTATCTGCATCCATACACTGACG GagagtttgtttttgctttgagcTCTCAGGACAACTCTGAGTTGTGGCTCAGCACAGATGACTCCCCCCTCAATGTGCAGTTACTGGGATGGGTTGGAAAG aCTGGCACAGAGTGGACCGCCCCTGGCGAGTTTGAGAAATACGCTAGTCAGATATCCAGACCAGTTAG GCTTTCTGCAGAGAGGAAGTACTTTTTCGAACTTCTCCACAAGCAGGACCATGAAGGGACAGACCATGTGGAGGTGGCA TGGCAGCTCCAGGACAAAGGCTCCAGATTCACAGTTATTGCATCCAAGGACATCTCTCTCTATGTTG ATGAGTCTGCTCTGGTAGCAGGTGATGTTGCTCACGTACCTCAGACAGCTGCGAGCCACCAAAACACGAGACAGAGCAGCTCCACAGTCGACATGTTGATGGAAGACCCACGAGATGTTCTCTACCAAG TGCCTTTGATAAACAGCAAGTTCCTACAAGATGTTTTGCCTGTCTGCGACTACAAACCCAGCTACACAATCAAAGGCATTCATCTAGACCGCTATCAAGGACTGAATTAT GTCAAATCATCCTACATCTACCCCAATGACCACACCCGACTCGCACACATGGAGTCTGAGAAAAGCTGCTTCTACCCCCAGAGCCCTGACATCATGAAGAA GTCCAATTTCTCTAGATACATGAAACTAGACAGTCCTGACCTGCAGGatcaagaaaacacagacagaa ATTATAGCTTCATGTGGGAGAAATCTGTCCGAAATGAGAAGGAAGCCAAGCCAGACCAGAAAAGCAACACAATTTTCCCAGACTATGGAACAGATTATGAGAGTTATGCTGAGAAATTAAAGAACATACTCCACTCGTTACCCGTGCAGGAAGAGGACACAAAGCCTCTTCCTCAGACTGAGTCAGTGAAACCAGACGAGCTTGTGTCGTCAGAGAAGATCCAACAGGGGACCAAGCAGCAGAACATTgctaaaaaaacacagaaggtcCCGCGGGAAGCTAAGGATAAGAAGGTTGAGAAAAATGTTGACTATGACCCTGTGGTGAACTGGAGGCAGACCTTCCAGATCAACCACCTGGACTTCCGGGCACACACCTCAGATGCAATGCAACTAAAATGCAAAATTTCTGGCAGTCTGCTGATCAACTCCAGTGATGTCCTGCCAGTGGTGAATGCTTTCATAGACAAACTCAACAACAAACATAATGG ACAGTTCACATTAGTGCGAGTGGTTAACGTGGTGAAGCGTGTGGACATCGTCAAAGGAAGCCGTTACCTCCTGGAGCTGCTACTGAAAGACATTAACGGCCGGCTGCTGCGTCTGTCACAATATGTCTACGCTTTGATTCCACAACCTGAGCTGGTGCTGTGTAACCCAGTGGGCTTCAGCTGGAATCCTCTTGCCACCGTCCACATCATAGTGCCAG TGAAAAACCAGGCTCGGTGGGTTTACCAGCTGATTTTGGAAATGGAGAAAGTGTTCAAAGAAACTGGAGACACCAACTTCAACCTCATCATCACTGACTACGAAAGCACTGACATGGACGTGGAGAAGGCTCTAAAGAGCTCGTCACTCCACAg GTACCAGTATCTGAAGCTGAGTGGAAACTTCCAGCGCTCTGCTGGTCTGCAAGCAGGAGTCGACCTCATAGAA GACAAACACAGCATAGTGTTTCTGTGTGACCTCCACCTCCAATTCCCTACCTCTATGATCGACAGCATCAGGAAACACTGTGTGGAGGGATACATGGCCTATACTCCCATAGTCATGAGACTGGACTGTGGGGCTACACCACTGGAGGCCAGAG GTTTCTGGGAGGTGGAGGGCTTTGGCCTGCTTGGAATCTATAAGTCTGATCTGGATGCAGTGGGAGGAATGAACACCAAAGAATTTACAGACCGCTGGGGAGGGGAAGACTGGGAACTACTCGACAG GGTCATTAAGTCAGGGATGGAAGTGGATAGGGTCTACTTGAGGAACTTCTTCCACTACTTTCACTCCAAACGTGGCATGTGGAACCGGCAGTTTACACCCGACAAGTAA